GAGTATTAGTGGAAGAgatgagctcataagtaatatcatcctcaggggcatagaaacgaacctctaaggcttgaagctcatgcttttccttgaaaacttcaaggtcaatatgcttgaacgtaactttcttcttgctgaccgaaacgctgcgtatcaccggggcagactcatcctcttccgcgggatcggacgaaccaacaaaatcctcggaagctcttcttttcaaagaaggattcttagAAGATTCAGCTCTCGGGACACCACCTTTggtgttcttccctttgaaataaagtactggaggcggcggcagagaGTGTTGCACGGGCACTACAGAacgcagaggaggaacatcaaaggcgacaccacgaggaggtgtctgcgtacacctaacgtcatcacgaggacgagaaaccgcacgatcggcagcgtttcgagacccggaaggattttttgagggaccctgtttcctaggaggagaggccttcgccccagaagaagaaactctaataccacggggatccatttgagactctctgcgcggaggggatctcggtagactacaacccggagtttgataaggaagccgcggacgatcagacatggctgcgaagaggtacaacataaacaagttagaaacaaacacaaggacatcaccaaagatcaaaaaaccacaaaattagcagtccatctcaacatatcacagaaaccctaaaactagcatacatgcttgaaattccccaaaaccctaaaaccctaaactcaaaagtccaatcaatacaagtaaaacaatggcctcctcgatttgagacgaagaacaggggcaaactagcatacaagcattaaaagaggttctttatcacaaacaagggacgacaaCAGCAGAAATGGGAGGCTACGATACGATCAACAacagaaaatttacaatcaacacagcttaaaacaacatgaacaaagaaaagaaacctcaccaccacaaacagcagcaggaagaggacaacaaaccagaaacaaagaagaaagcgAGCGTGATTAATTCTAaggcagagagaatttaatggttgaagaacaaagaatgaagactgacagggagaatgaaattaatttttagggagaatgaaattaatttttagggagaatgaaattaattttcaaggagaatgaaattaattcttcttctctccttaatatattcgaaagaaagagaaggaagttaatggaggaatgggaaatgttcccattaaatgagcagttaatgcacgaatatgaaacatgcccaagtatctaggagaagttattaggagagaggaaaaatatgtaacgtctgttttcttcaatgctcccactaaacactcaagcccgaagaaaaggggcaaattgtgtgtacatatttcatcgtcgaacacgtgtatataggaagatacgtggagagcatgcaggcaaagtcatcaaaacacgatgacacacgcccatagccaagaagcctatcccggcgacgtcggatctttgcccgaacaaatctaagggcagaagttaaaagatgcaccgaaaacacgatgtactgcggagcaccaaataactcccgaagagttactttatctcatccccaaaagaagctaagatcaacggtggagagaaagttaactgacatggacgtgacaggggcagaagacacttgtctgacacgagcaggcgcctcaactacccgcattaaacactccgagcagtatacgtgtcgatcaacccgtggaacgaacgaggatggctctgcgtgatcaagtaaggaacgaagacctccgcgtgatggacacaaaacacaagaagataaggttccaacggccttcagaaatgggtcccacactctaaccctataaataccccctctccaccaagagtgaggggatgggaaaaatcagggagagaaggagagagaaagattgtgagtgtaagttagtcctttacaatatacagatctatgtaaactccaaagtcactcgactatccctgtaaccatcaagtatatagtgaaacaacaaccccgtggatgtaggccttagtgctgaaccacgtaaatcccagtcttatttacatttcagcactttatattcgtctaacgctccttgagttttacttttatacttcgttttctttatcttctcctGCGTAAATGCCCCTCGcgatgttattagatgaggctatgataaacccgagggttttgagccaaggaatcaatgcaatcgtattatcagtgcgagacggtacctagagtgcgaacattgtttgtgaacatatagatgccttcgtgatttacgtgttcacaaaggGAACTAATTGagttaaaaaagaagaaaaatatatctGAATTTGCTTGATTGGATAACGGCATATATAACAATCCAAGAATTTTGTCGTGGAATGATAGAATAGGTTATTATTatattccctccgtccctaattagttgagctaattggttttagattttgtcTCACAAATAGATGAGCTATTTTACTAATCAAGAgggtatttctaaaactatccttttaattgattattgttactataagaaatatgtataattgatagtcatgtttatactcgttacgtaggtgttttaaaatgttttttaacggtataaaatttacgaaaaaccgtggtatagtttaagagaaaattcatttcgaagttttacaagttattatccataagggaaTACTTGTAAAATATACTTAAAGATACCCCTTTTCTCCTTAccttaataattgtgcaaactacaaatggCTCAACTAATGTGGGACGGAGAGAGTAGAAGACAATTTGGCCTTTCGGGTTATCGTCTTGCTTACATCCACGATCTGCTGCAAACTTTTCGGATTTTTTACTatccaagaaaaaaaatattcatattcTTTTTCCGTACAAGTGCAACGCAAGTTAAAGCTACTGCTGTTTACtttttatgtttttctatattATCTCTTCTTTTGGTTTGGTGAATTGGTAGAAAGGTACGCATTGACTCGAGAAAGGCCAATGCTACTACAGGTTGTGTTAAGTATGGTAACATGGTACGAATGAAGGAAGAAGATTACTAAATCTCCCATCGCCACTATCAATGGACCAAAATCTATCAGCCATCCACGCAGCCCAGACCCGATTTGTCATGCAGAATGCAGCAAATTCAATTTCAAACCATAATCAGTTATGAGGGCTATTCTTATGCACCATgggcaaatatatatatatatatatatatgaccatTTCAGGTGGCATGGGAAATCCCATACCAAGCGGTATGGTAAACCAGCTGCTTATCGAGCAATATTGTTTATTTTATCAGCGACAACAGAGACTCTACCGCTTGctattttataaatatcgttCGTTGAAATTTTTTACGCCAACGACGAGTTCTTTTGTCGCCTATTAATAGGTAGTTTTCAAATTAAAAATTTACACCAAATTTTTACTAAAAAAGTTTCtctatttctttctttctccaaAATTTACTCAAATGGCAGAATTTCAAATACAACTTGATTCGGCAGCCCAtcttgatttttctggagtagtacttgaagcttttttttttgtttttttttgtttcgacACATTCCGCAGGCACAAggccaaaaagaaaaacaaaactacgcaaacgaaacaaaagaaaacatcaaAACAAAACTAGTTTATCTTCGTCTTCCTTCTCTGATAAACCTGTTGTGCCTTATCTGCAGCCAGGATTTCTCTGAAATCCATATTAAACTCTTCATGACGATTTTTTGTCCAAGAACTGCCCAAGTATAAACCAGCTAAGAAATCTGCAGCTCTGTTAGCTTCTTATAGCAGAAAGTAATCCTCCATCTAGCAAACTTCTTTTTCAAAGCCATAATTCTTCTCCAAATTTGAATCACATTCCATGGTGGCTCAGTCGCAGTACTAGTTAAAAAGTTATAAACAACCATAGAATCGATACATAGGTGAATGTTAAGCTTATGCTTCTGCAAAGACAGATTTAGACCAAGTTCAACACCCTGTAATTCATGAGAAAGCATAGAAATGACTGGCCCTTCTCCACTAACAGCCCCAATCACTTCAGCTTCATGATCTCTTATAATAGCCCCAAAACCTGCTGCTGTATCAGTTTTTGAACCATCTGTATTTATCATTACTTCATCATTATGGGTATACATCCAGGTGAAGAAAATGATCTCTGGAAGAACAAAAGTACAGTCTATATTCCATCTTCTCATGAAATCTCTAGCATATAAGGTATCATTCTCCTTATGGTTCATAGCTAACATTTTTGAACCTCACTTCTTGTATGATAAGCACACTAACTTGTTCTTGAGAACCATTTTGAGTTCTAAATATTCTATTATTACATTCTCTCCAAATTTGGTAAACAAAACTATTAAGAACCATCTTTTTAATCATAACCATACAACTAGAACCTGTAAATGCTTGAGCACACCAATTAACTTCTTCATCCCAAGAACTCTCAAGACCCTTAATAATTCTCATTTTAAGAAGAAGACTTCTCCAGATTTCAGATGAAAAATAACACTCATGAAATAAATGATTTTCAGACTCCTCAGCATTCCCACATAAAATGCAAGTAGGATCAGATATGGTTCCCCATTTACATAACTTACTTCTAGTTTTCAGCCTTTTTAAGAGAGCTAACCAAGTTATAAAAGAGTGTCTAGGAATGTGATTCTTAAACCAAACTAAGTGCTTCCAAATAGGGCTAGGCAGGTGATCAGTTATAGCAATATAAGTAGCTTTCATAGAGAAGTTATATGTAGCACCTAATTTCCAGAAGATTTGATCATTCTCTGCAATGTTGAAATCAGTCAGAGATACTTGCTTCACTACTTCTTGAATATCATCTTCCATAAAATCTGGAAACACCCGACCTTCAAGAGAAATAAAGTCAGCCACCTTTTAATTAACTGTAGCACCAATTGTTTCTAAAATATGAGGTTCCACCCAGTCAACAAGAATCCATTTAGAGTGCCAGTTGTCATGCAAGAAGCTAGTGGAAGCTCCATTTCCCAAAAGAAGTCCTATATGTTTCTTTGCTAGCTCTCTGTGATCCAATATTCTTCTCCAACACCAAGAAGTATCTTGTGGAATCTTCATAGTCCAGAAATCATTATCTTTAATGAGATTGCTTTTAACCCAAGAATTCCAAATGGTATCTTTACCAGAAACCAAATCCCAAATGTGCCTGAGATTAGCTGCAACATTGGTATTCTCTAAATCTTTAATGCCCAATCCCCCTTCTTCATAAGAATGACAAGCAAAACTCCATTTGATAGGCTTGTAACTCTTCTTTAGAGTAGGACCAGCCCATAAGAATCTTTTCAATGTTGTATTCAGCTCCTTTATAACACTTTTAGGAAGTACAAAGCAAGAAAACCAGAAGAACAACATTCCACAAAGAACTTCCTTGATGAGCAAAGCTCTACTAGGATAGGCCATAAATGTATACTTCCAAGAGTGAATTCTCTCATCAACTCTTTCAAGAAGAGGTAAGCAATCTTTATAAGAAAGTTTAGTGGATAAGAGAGGAACACATAAATATCTAACAGGCAATTCTCTTACTGTACAATCTAGAATTTGAATAATTTGATGCAAGGTAGTATCATCCACAGCAGAGCAAAATAAGGAGGTTTTTTTATTATTGATCTCAAGGCCTGAGTATGAACTAAATTCATCAAGAGCAACTTTTAAgatagaagcagcagcagcagttcctTTGGAAAAAATCATTACATCATCAGCAAAGCACAAATGGGTTAAACTAGTTAACTTACATCTTGGATGAGAGCCAAATTTCTGAATCTGAACTTGTTTAAGCAGTGTAACACTCAGCATCTCCATTGCCAGCACAAACAAATAAGAAGAGATTGGACAACCTTGTCTCAAACCTCTCTGAGCTCCAAAGAAACCATAGGGGATCCATTTATAAGAATAGAAAATATAGTTATTTTAATGCACAGATCAATCCAGTTAATGGATATATCAGGGAAGCCCATCTGttttaacatataaaaaataGCATCCCATTTAACAGTATCATAAGCCTTCCTAAGGTTCATTTTTAAAGAACaccttagggtacctttggatctGTGATAATTCCTTACCAGCTCATGAGCCACCGTGATGTTATCTTGAATATGTCTCCCAAAAGCATATTGATTTTTGCTTATTAGACCTCCCAAAATCTTATTCATTCTTAAGGATAAAATCTTGGTAATGCACTTATAAGTAATATTACAACAAGATATAGGTCTATAGTCTGAAACAATAGAAAGATTTTTCTTCTTAGCAATCAGGGTAATGAAGGTACTATTAACTTCTTTTAGGAGCTTGGATTTATGAAAAAAGTTTTGAACAGCTTCAACAAAATCATCTCCCACCAAAGGCCAACAAGATTTGAGAAAATGGCTAGAGAAGCCATCAGGCCCTAGTGCCTTTCTTGAACCAATAGAATGTAGTGCAGCTACCACTTCTTCCTTAGTGACATACTTAATCAAATCAACAACATAATCATGTTGAACACAAGCATTAATGCTAAAATTGAACAAAGAAGAAGTAGATTTGTCTTCAGGTAAATCACTGCCAAATAACTCAGAGTAGAAAGATATACATTCCTTAGCAATCTCCTCATCTTCTACCATCTTAACATTTTCTCTGtcatataaagataaaatattatTTCTAGATCTTCTTTTTTTGAGAGAATTATGAAAAAAGAGGTATTTGAGTCTCCCAAATCTAGCCATTTGATTCTAGATTGCTGTTTAGCAgctgatttttcatatttttcctaCTTAACATGTTCAGCTACATAAGCTCTTTCTCTTCTAACCAATTCATGATCTAGCGGAtaagattgaagaagaagttgggcAGAGTCCATTTTTCCTTTAGCTTGTAAAAACTGCTCAGACATATTCTTAAACCTTAACTTTTTCCACCTAATAGTTTCATGTTTAACACTCTTCAGTTTAGTAACAAATCTAATCATTGGGTTACCTCTAACTTCAATATTCCATCCTCTCCTAACCACCTCCATAAAATCTTTTTCATCGCAAATAAAATGGTAAAATCTGAATGGGGGAGggccatgttttcttttctcaacaacaaaaacaatacGAGGAGACTGATCTGAGATACCTGGAAGTAAGAACTTAGCTTTAGAAAGTTGGAATTGTCGAATCCACTCCATATTAACCATCACTCTGTCCAGTTTAGATTTGATAATAGTATCATCTTGTTGATAGTTAATCCAAGTATAAAAACAACCAGAAAATTGAAGATCCATAATCTTGGATAGCTGAACACATCTAGATAAATATTGATAATGATAAGGCAAAACATAAGCACCCCCACTTTATCAGAAGGAAACAACAAAGAGTTAAATTCACCTATTAGGACCCATGGTTTAGTATTAAAAGAAGCAAAGCCTATAATAGAATCCCATAGAGAAGTTCTTGTGATATAATAATTTTCCCCATAAATAAAAGTTACAACAGAGTTTATCATTGAAGAGAAGGAAACATATAGAAAAATAGCATGTGGAGAATAACTCAAAACATTAACTTGGACATCTTTAGGATCCCAAGCTATCCAAATTCTACCAACACTATTTACACTATCATTGTCTAAGTAACTCCAAGAAGGATTTATGTTATTTCTTATTCTTACTTTACTGTGGGCTTGAACATGAGTTTCCACTAAACCAATCATGGAAAGCTTATTCATTCTTATTAAATTTTTAACTTCCAACTGTTTCAGAGGATCATTTAGACCTCTGATGTTCCAACATCCCTATATTGAAACTCATATTAAGTTATTGGGGAGAGAGATGGTACCTCTAGCAGACTTTTTTAAGTCTGCGATCTTAGGAAAGAGATTAATAGTTGCTGGAGAAATATCAGACCTTCTTTGGAAATGAGCTCTTGATCCTGAACTTGTAGCCTCAGATTCCTTAGTTTTCAACTGAGTTGCTTTCAAAATATTTAGTAAAATTTCTTTGTTCAGCTTAGGTATAATTAACTTCATGAGTGTAATCCATACATTTAtccaaaatagagaaagaatttgAAGTGACTATAACCTTGCCATTTTTATCTTCCCTTGAAACAACTTCCTGAAGAACATTATTTACTACTATTGCAGGGATCAAAGGTTCTTTATCAATATCAATAGGTGAAGATTCATTGTTTACAACTTTAGTAGAAACTTTTGTTGATTTAACTCCCTTTCTTGACTTAGTAATCCATCCCTCCTTAGCCTTGTTTGCAGGAGTCTGTTTTGGAACCCATTTTTGCACCACTTTTTGACTTGAAATTACTTGTTTTGGACAATGAGCAATACTATGACCAAATACAACACACTCTTTACACTTTGGAGGCTTCCAAGAATAATCCATGTTGATTTCAACTGTGTCCTTTCCCCCTAATGTAAATGTAAAAGAATCTGAAAATTCACATTCAATATCTACTTCAACACATATCCTGCATAACTCATTCTgcttttatttagagtttgagtATCCATCATAAGAGGTTTACCTAAGTAGCTGGTAATCGTACTCAAGCCTTTCTTATTCCACATGAATAGTGGAACATTTATAAAATTCATCCATACTGGAAGAGATTTTAGTTCATCAATTTCTTGTTCTACTGTTTTTGACCAAGGTTTAACAATAAACAGTCTGTTTGAAATAAACATtgatcccatttccaatgctcgGATTCTATCTTTAGGAGATTGAAATTCAAAAATAAACATAATGTCACCATGGATAGTCATATTGATATTACTTTTAGGTTTCCAAGCTCGATTTACAGCATTACGAACCCAATTGAAATGTAATCTGCTACTAACAAAAGTGTCGATGAACTTATCCTCACACTGCCGAATATCTTCATCGAAAACCTCATAAGGAATGTCCATATATTTCTTTCCATTAAACACCGGAGACAAATACTAATCCATATCAGCTGAAATAATTGATTCCTTCTTCTTATCGAACAGTAAAGACCAAGTAGTTGGAGATCCTTTCGAACCAGTAGGGGGAAATTTTCAAATTCTGGTGGAATTGCAGGATCTGAAGACAAAGAATTAACATGGATATGTgttgtaatattaagattgcggtaaatacggattctatgctcggacttgaatagatttaaaaacaaaaatatataaaaaaattgccacaggatcaagagatactgggactcaggatttcaccaattcttatactcatgcataaagaatggtttcctccatcatcccagtattggggtttagctactcataataatcatgttctcaaaatacatacttgatgctcaaaatatgattaaaagagtgaaaaatataatacagtgaaactacgaccgactttaagcgtccagaaaagaacgatacctCAGCGCTGCTGTTGATAAGCGACGCTGGTattctgctgttgaataacgacgcaagtctgctgctgctagcactgtttaagaacgacggtcctgaagggtccgttcttcgtctcttcttcctcctcgagcagcagcaggaagctttcctgcagcttcctgttcttcgtcttccagcctctctgctgcgtctctgtggtctctaaacttccccaaacttcttgataacCCTTCCTAAGACTTTAaacagcctttatatacacaataagtcgattaaatcttccccaatattttcGTTTATCTCCTCAGCAAGTTCCGTGTTTATttctctgccaaactctcttACGCAATATTCAGCAGTCCAAACCTTCCTAAAATATCTCCAATTAAGCGTATAGTAATTCCAGaggatatatattccttttccacGCGTAGAAGTCTTCCacaaatatctcaaaaatatttgaACCCTAAACGGAGAG
This genomic stretch from Papaver somniferum cultivar HN1 chromosome 5, ASM357369v1, whole genome shotgun sequence harbors:
- the LOC113279071 gene encoding uncharacterized protein LOC113279071, whose product is MEDDIQEVVKQVSLTDFNIAENDQIFWKLGATYNFSMKATYIAITDHLPSPIWKHLVWFKNHIPRHSFITWLALLKRLKTRSKLCKWGTISDPTCILCGNAEESENHLFHECYFSSEIWRSLLLKMRIIKGLESSWDEEVNWCAQAFTGSSCMVMIKKMVLNSFVYQIWRECNNRIFRTQNGSQEQVSVLIIQEVRFKNVSYEP